One part of the Anopheles merus strain MAF chromosome 3L, AmerM5.1, whole genome shotgun sequence genome encodes these proteins:
- the LOC121599822 gene encoding pyruvate dehydrogenase E1 component subunit beta, mitochondrial, whose product MMLASAVRNLSRRSFSTSKAVSAQQLTVRDALNAALDEEMERDEKVFILGEEVAQYDGAYKVSRGLWKKYGDKRVIDTPITEMGFAGIAVGAAMAGLRPVCEFMTFNFSMQAIDHVINSAAKTFYMSAGTVNVPIVFRGPNGAAAGVAAQHSQCFGAWYSHCPGLKVVSPYDSEDAKGLLKAAIRDPDPVVVLENEMVYGVSYPVSDQVLDKNFVLPIGKAKIMRPGKHITLVAHSKSVETAMLAANELAGKGIEAEVINLRSLRPLDSETIFKSVQKTHHLVTVEQGWPQGGIGSEICARIMEHETFFHLDAPIWRVTGADVPMPYAKTLEAAALPQVPDVVTAVNKVLGVK is encoded by the exons ATGATGCTCGCTTCCGCCGTACGTAATTTGTCCCGTCGGTCATTCTCGACCTCCAAAGCGGTTTCGGCCCAGCAGTTGACCGTCCGCGATGCCCTTAACGCTGCGCTCGACGAGGAAATGGAGAGGGACGAAAAAGTGTTCATACTCGGTGAAGAAGTGGCCCAGTATGATGGTGCGTACAAG GTTTCCCGAGGACTATGGAAGAAGTACGGCGATAAGCGAGTAATCGATACTCCGATTACGGAAATGGGATTTGCCGGTATTGCCGTTGGCGCAGCAATGGCCGGACTACGTCCGGTCTGCGAATTCATGACATTCAACTTTTCGATGCAGGCCATCGATCAT GTTATAAACTCGGCAGCCAAAACATTCTATATGTCTGCTGGTACTGTTAACGTGCCGATTGTGTTCCGCGGTCCtaatggagcagcagcaggtgttGCGGCTCAGCATTCGCAATGTTTTGGTGCCTGGTATTCGCACTGTCCGGGCCTGAAAGTTGTATCGCCCTATGATAGCGAAGATGCGAAAG GTTTGTTGAAGGCTGCCATACGCGACCCAGATCCGGTTGTTGTACTGGAAAACGAAATGGTGTACGGTGTGAGCTATCCTGTTTCGGATCAAGTTTTGGACAAGAACTTTGTGCTGCCGATTGGCAAGGCCAAGATAATGCGCCCTGGCAAGCACATCACCCTTGTGGCTCACTCAAAGTCCGTCGAAACCGCAATGCTGGCAGCCAACGAACTGGCGGGCAAAGGTATTGAAGCAGAAGTCATCAACCTACGATCACTGCGTCCATTAGACTCGGAAACTATTTTCAAGTCCGTACAAAAGACTCACCATCTCGTAACGGTAGAGCAAGGATGGCCCCAGGGTG GCATTGGTTCAGAAATTTGTGCACGTATCATGGAGCACGAGACATTCTTCCACCTGGACGCTCCGATATGGCGTGTCACTG GCGCCGACGTCCCTATGCCTTACGCTAAGACTCTTGAAGCTGCTGCCCTTCCACAAGTACCTGATGTTGTCACTGCCGTTAATAAGGTGCTGGGTGTGAAGTAA